GCTGCTTGTTCCGCAAAGATTTTTTTCTCGAGGATTTTTTCGATCATTATCCTCTCTGCTTCAGCGGCTTCAAGTGCGCTTCTCAGTTCTGCGGTTTTTGCTGACAGCAGCTCTTCAGCAGCAGCCTTTTCAGCCGCCGCAGCTTTTGCCTCATTTTTTGCACTTATGCACCGTCCCGTTGCACGCTCTTCGAACTGGCCGATGATGTCTACGGTTTCTTCAGCAGCGATCCTGTCCTCATTGGTCTTTCTTACAGTGCGTCTTACCTCCTCCGCCTGCTCCTCTGCAATCTTTTCTTCCTCGTTTTTCTGCAGGAACAGCTGTTCTGCTTCCATACGCGCTGCAGTGGCGGCTGCCAGGGTGTCCTGTGCTGCAAGGGCTCTTTTTTCAGCCAGCTTCTCCGCTTCCAGCAGTTTCACCAATCTTTCTTCTGCAGCAAGTCTCTCCGCCCGGGCTTTTTCAGCAGCCTCTTTTTCTTCCAAAATGGTGTCTGCGGCATTTTTTTCAGCTTCCGACAGAGCTGAAATCCGTTCTTCAGCAGCCAGTTTTTCAGCTTCAAGCTTTTCCTTGATCTGCCGGGCGATTTCCGCCTTTTCCGCCACCATCTTTTCAGCTTCCTGCCGCTCTTCGGTGGCCAGTTCGGCGAGACGTCGGTTTTCTTCAGTTTTTATTCTCGCCGCTTCCTCGGCAGCCTTCCGCTCCTCTTCGGCCTTGACCCTCGCCGCTTCCTCGGCAGCCTTCCGCTCCTCTTCGGCCTTGATCCTCGCCGCTTCCTCGGCAGCCTTCCGCTCCTCTTCGGCCTTGATCCTCGCCGCTTCCTCGGCAGCCTTCCGCTCCTCTTCGGCCTTGATCCTCGCCGCTTCCTCGGCGGCCTTCCGTTCCTCCTCGGCCTTGACCCTCGCCGCTTCCTCGGCGGCCTTCCGTTCCTCCTCGGCCTTGACCCTCGCCGCTTCTTCGGCAGCCTTCCGCTCCTCCTCGGCCTTGACCCTCGCCGCTTCCTCGGCAGCCTTCCGCTCCTCTTCAGCCTTGACCCTCGCCGCTTCCTCAGCAGCCTTCCGCTCCTCTTCAGCCTTGATCCTTGCTGCCTCTTCAGCAGCTTTGCGCTCTTTATCTGCCTTAGCCTTTGCTGCTTCTTCAGCTTTTTTTCGCGCTGAGTCTTCCTCGACACGGCGCGTTTCTCCGTCTTCTATAGCTGCTGTTTTTTCTGTGGCTGCCTGTTTTCTGGCAGCCAACCTTGCGGCGCTTACCGGCCGGATAACGCGGATGCCGCGCAGCACAACTTCCCTCAAGGCAACACTGTAATTCAGGTCAACATGCTCCATTTCGAAGCCCATGTCCTTTAAAAATTCCAGGGCTTCCTCCAGCAGCAGTTCAGGTCCCGCCAGGATGGCTGCCTCACCTGCAGCAATGTAGACAAGAGCTTTTTTGCTGTTGCGGGTGGCGAGTGCAACGTAGACCTGCAGTGCTTCACCTTCTTTAATTGAACAGATGAATGCTTCGTATAGCTGCTTGGGAAGGCCGTTTGGAGTGATAGCAACGGCAGATCGCGATTTATAAATGTCTGTAATGTCCGATTCTGCTGCTTCTATGCAGTCAACCGATTCTTTCAAAGTGAACATGGAAACTCCATAAACAGGACTTCGGTGATAATAACATTAAAATTTACAACTTTATTCAAAAAATTCACAAAAACCAGCTCACTGGTGCGCAGACGCGCTCCATCATGCGAACCAACCAACCACGCTGCTCATGCTCAGCAAGTACAATCCTTCTTGATCTTGCCAGGTCAGCCATCAGCATCTGCGAAACCTGCGCGCCGAACGATGGGCTGTCGACAATGACATTGACCTCATAATTGCGATGAAAGCTGCGCTGGTCCAAATTGGCCGAGCCTATCACCGACCAGCAGCTGTCGATTATCATGACCTTCGCATGAAGAATAGTTCCTTGCCGTTCGTAAATTTCGATGCCGTTCTTCAACAGCGATGCGTAATAGCTTCTGCTGACGAGGCGGACTATGGGGACGTCGCTTTTGGCCGGGAGGATGAGGCGCACCTGTACTCCTCGGCCGACAGCGCGAAGCAGCGAGCGGATTACACGTGGCCCGGGGACAAAGTAAGGATTGGCGATGACGATGCTTTCCGAAGCACCGGCAATAGCCATGCGGAAGGCGCTGCGAATGAATGAACGGTTATGGTGGGGGCCGCCATTGACGATAAGCACTTCGTCCTCACCGGCACTGTCCAGCAGGTAAGGGTCAACGCAACCTTCAGGGATGGTCGACCTCTCCCTGTGCCAGTTTTCCCGGAAAAGCCGGTTCAATTCCGGTACGGCAGGACCTTCAAGGCGTATCCCCACATCGCGCCAACGGTCGAAGTCCTCGCCGCATCCGGCATATTCATCGCCGATGTTCAGTCCGCCGGTGAAGGCTGTTCTGCCATCGATGACGGCAATTTTCCGGTGATCGCGCTTATCGAACCAGCCTATACCCTTGCTGAAGGTGGGGGGATTGAAGGGGCAGCAGACGATCCCCCCTTTCTCAAGCCTGCGAAAATAGGCACCGGGGGTGTCGAAGCAGCCGATATAGTCGTAGAGGAGATAAACCTTTACTCCGCGTTCTGCAGCCTGGAGAACGGCATCAGCCAGGGCACGGCCGGTGTTGTCGTCACGGATGAGATAGAATTCGAGGCAGATTACCTTTTCTGCCTGGCCAATTGCCTGAAACAGAGCAGAAAAAAACTCTTCCCCGTTTCTGAAGAGTTCCACCCTGTTTCCTCTGGAGGCAGCGGCATCGGTGTTTCTTCTGAACATGTTGAAGAAGCGGGGGGTGCGAAAGATGCGATATTTTCTTTTCCGCCGTATTAGGGACATGGAATCAGCCGATGCAGGTGAGGTAAAAGTCTCCGGATTGCGCCCGAAAAAAAGTAAAGGCGCGGTTTAAAGCCGCGCCTAGGAGTCTGTCGGACTTAGGGATCGAAGCGAGAGAATGGAAAATCGAGGACGGATATTGGAAATTTGAGAGCGAATAGTGGACCTATTTGTCGAAAATTTACGGAGATCCGGACCGATTTGCCATTTTCGCAGCCGATTCATTCTAAGTCCGACAGACTCCTAGGTGAATCAGACGGAAATTACTTCTTTAACTCCCGGCACTTTTTCTTTCAGGGTTCTTTCAATACCCATCTTGAGGGTCATGGTGGACATGGGGCAATGGCCGCATGCTCCCACCAGTTTAACTTTGACGACGCCGTCTTCACCGACCTCGACCAATTCAACATCACCGCCATCCGCCTGCAGATTAGGGCGGATTGTATCGAGCACTTTTTTTACATCTTCGATCATTTCGTCTTCTCCTTTTATTTTGCGTTGCTTGTCATTATAGAACGTATTGCTCTCGTTCATCAAGCCTTTCCAGGTACTCCCGGATTGGTGAGTGGATACGGAGCCAGGATCTGCGCGAGTTCTTCCGGTGACAGGAGGTTCCGGGAAAGAATTACCTCTTTTATGCTCTGTCCGCTTCTCATGGATTCCTTGGCCACTTCCGCTGCCGCAGCGTAACCCACATATGGGGCAAGCACCGTTGCCAGACCCACCGACTCTTCCAGAAACCGGCTGCAGCGGTTTTCGTTGGCGGTGATGCCCAGGATGCAGTTTTCTCTGAATTTGGCGATGGTGTTTTTCAGGATCTCCAGGGAAAAAAGGAGGTTGTAGGCGATAACCGGCATCATTACATTCAGTTCCATCTGTCCTGCCTGGGCGGCCAGGGTGATGGTGGTATCGGCGCCGATTACCTGGAAAGCTACCATGTCGGTCACTTCAGCCATTACCGGGTTGATCTTGCCCGGCATGATCGACGAGCCCGGTTGCAGCGGAGGAAGATTGATCTCGTTGAAGCCGGTCCTGGGCCCTGAGGAGAGCAGGCGCAGGTCGTTGGCGATTCTGATCAGGTTGACGGCAAGCCCCTTGAGGGCTGAACTGAGGACAACGAAGGGGTCCATGTTCTGGGTCGATTCTATCAGGTTACCGGCATTCATCACCGGCAGGCCCGTTTCCCTGGCAATTTCCTCCACCACCAGTTCTATGTAGCGCGGTTCCGCATTGAGACCGGTGCCCACAGCGGTCCCGCCGAGACCCAGCTTGCTCAGGTCCGGCAGGCATCGATCAAGGCCGGCCACGTTCTTATCCATGGCAACGGCATAGGCCTCGAATTCCTGGCCGAGGCGGATCGGCACAGCGTCTTGCAGGTGGGTGCGCCCGGACTTGAGAATATGGTCGAACTCTCGCCCTTTTGCGGCCAGAGCATCGCGCAGCTGCTCCAGTTCATGGCGAAGGAGGGCTACCATTTGCAGGGAAGCGAGGCGCATGGCAGTGGGAAACACATCATTGGTGGACTGGGCCATGTTCACATGATCGTTGGCGTTGACCTGTTCGTAACTGCCGATCGGGCAGCCGAGAAGCTCATTGGCACGGTTGGCAAGAACTTCATTGGCATTCATGTTGTGGGAGGTGCCGGCACCCGCCTGAAAAGGGTCGACGACGAAATCCCCGGCAAATGCACCGGCCAGGGCCTCGTCCGCCGCCTGAATGATGGCCGTGGCAATCTTTTCATCCAGACGGCCTGTGGCCATGTTTGCCTTTGCCGCGCATTTCTTGATGATTAGCGTTGCCCGGAGCAGAGCTGGGTGGGGCTTCAGGCCGGAAATGGGGAAATTGGCCACGGCACGGGCCGTCTGGGCGCCGTAATATGCCCCGGCCGGGACCTGGACTGTGCCGAGAGTATCTTTTTCCTGACGGTTTACCATTAGTTTACCTTTTACCTTCTACCGTCTGCCGGCCGATTACCTTCCTGCTGCTCACAGATTGTCCTTCGCCAGAAATTTGGCCAGTGAAAGCAGCTCGATGACGCTGCTGACGAGAAAGACGGCGCTGCCCATGCCCGCTGGAATGCGCAGGTCAACATCATAGCGGTCGCCGATAAAAAGGCACTCGCTGGGATCTCTCCCGATCTGCCTGAAGATATGTTCCAGGGCTTCCGGGTCAGGTTTTGGCCGCCAGTCATCTTCGATGGTAAAGACCCTGGTGAACAGACCCTTTACCCCGATCAGCTCCATGATGCTGTTTGAGAGGCGCAGGTTGTTGTTGGTGTAGATATACATCTCGAACTTGTTGGCGAGCCCCTTCAGCATTTCCCCTACCCGACGGTCCCGGGATAGGAAGTCATCCGGGGTGATCTCCTCGGAGAAGCGGTTGTGAAGGGTTCGCAGATCGCCGCCCAGGGCGAGAATGGTGTGGCTCAATGTGGAATCCAGCCCGGTGGCCCGGGAAAGGTCCCGTCTCGTCTGGTTTATCAATTCAGCGGCTTCGTCGTTGGTGATGCTTTTCAAATCGGAGACATATCTGCAGGCGGCACGTGATATTTCCATGCCCAAGTCGTTGTTGACATAGAGGGTCCCGTCCAGATCGAAGATCAGGGCTTTGATATCGCTTTGCACGTGTGGTTGTTTCCTTTCTTCCGGCTGTATGTCTGCCCAATGCCATCAGCAGCTGATTTTCAGACTAAAAGTCTAGCAACCGGATGCCGCACTGTCAAAATTTTCCCCAGTCTCTCATGCACAAAAGACGCGGATCTTCAACTTCCTTTGCCTGGATGAGGACGCGAAAGGTGTCACCCATGCCGCCATCCGGCAGCATGAGCTTTTTAAGCGCCAGGCGGGTCTTCAAAAGTTCCGTTTCCGTTGCCCCGCTCTTTTCCAGGGCGAGCATCTCCTCCATCAGCCCCGCTCCCAGCAAAAAACGGTACTGTTCGCCGAACCAGGCCCTGTGCAGCCCGCATTTCACTCCTTCCCTGATAAGCGCGGTGAAGTTGACGTGGCTGGTTATGTCCTGGGCTCCGACGCGGGTGTATGGATCTTCGCAGGTGGTGTGCTGATAATAGCAAAGCAAGGTGCCGTTCTTGCGCATGGGGGCATAAAGCTCATCCGCTTCATAGCCATAATCGATGGTCAAGACAAAGCCCTTTTCCAGGGTATCTGCCACCGACCTCAGCCAGCCCGTAGCGGCAAGATTTATTTCCCCCCGCTGTCCGGCAAGAAGAGTCACGCCGTTTTCTTTCAGATAATCGGCCAGAGCCGGCGTGGACGGTTCATCGAGCATCTCGCCGAACTCGCCGTCAATTGCCGTCACATAAACTTCCATCAGTCCGGCGGGAGTCATCTCCACCAGGTGCACCGGCATGGCATCGATCAGCTCGTTAGAGAGCACGCAGCCCGAAAAGTGCAGTCTGCCTGCGGCAAGATCCTCCGGTGCCGACCAGCTGAGGCGGGCAAGATGCCGGGTAAGTTTTTCCTGCTGGGCCTCTTTGAGAGTCGGTTCTTTTTCAATCAAGCGATAGGTCAGGACGTCGTAGAAGGAGCGGTTTGTCTCGGCGATGGTATCCAGGATATCCCTGGCCAGCTGTCCTCCCCCTGCTCCAGCTTCGGCGATGGTGAAACTTTCCGGCGAGCCGAGTATCTCCCACATCCGGGAGATCTCCCTGGCAATGAGCCGGCCGAACATGAGATGCACGTTCATGCTGGTGTAGAAATCGCCCTCCGCGCCCACTTTCCGCCCGGGAGAGGTGTAATAGCCGAGCCCCGGCTCATAGAGGCAGGCAGCCATGAAATCGGCGAAGGTGAGCCGTCCTGCCTTCCATATCCTCTCAAGGAGAATATCTTTTAAAGCTGGTGTACTTTCCATCGGATCTCCAGAAAATGTAACTTTATAAAACAAGGGCTTTCAAATGTCAACGTGACAACCCCTGGCCGGAATCAGGGGTAGGAGGGACTACACCCATAGATGCCGGTCATTTCCATTGCGATGGCCTTCAATTCTTCCCGCAGGTCGGACGGTTCCAGGACCTCCGCATGACGGCCGTAGGAGAGGATCCAGGCGATCATCTCCATCCTTCCTCCTGCCGTAAATGAGAGTACGATGCTGCCATCCTGCTCTTGGCGGATCGTTTGCGTCGGGTGCCAGATCCGGTCGCTGATGGTATGGGCAATGGTGGGGGAAAAGCGGATGCTGACCGCCATCGGTGTTTCTTCCACCATGCCGAATGCCGATTTGAACTGGTCCTCCGGGCGGAATTCCTCCGGCATCTCGAAGCGTTCCTTCGTCACTTGGACTTTTTTTATCCGTTCAGCAGCGAAGGTGCGGATTGCCCGGCGGTTGTGGGCATAGCCCAGCAGGTAGAGCCCTCCCTTGTTGTAGATGAGAGTGTAGGGATCGACCTGGTATTCCTCGGCAGATTTTTTGGTGGGGGGGCCATAGGTGATGGTCAAACGATACTGGTAGAGAAGAGCGTCGCGGATGGTTTTCAATTGTTCGGCGACACCGCTGTAGTCGCGTGCCCCCTGCAAGAGCGGCAGGGACACCCGGGCTATGCGGTCCATATGGGCGGCATAGCGTGGGGGGAGAACCGAGTTGACCTTGTGAAAGATGGCATCCATGTCTTCGTGGAAGGACGTGCCCTTGAGAATGTCAAGCTGGGAACGGAGGAAGGAGAGGGTCATCAGTTCCTGGAGAGTGAAGTTGATGGGGGGAACATCCTTGAAGCGGGTGAGGAAGCGGTAGGTCTTCGAGCCGTTGACCCAGTCGGAGACCAGCGGGTAGCCGGCCTCCTGGATAGCGTTCAGGTCCCGGTGGATGGTGCGGCGGTTGACTCCCCCTTCTTCGGCCAGTTCTTCTATGGTGATGCCATGGCGGGCCTCGATCAGCCGGATGATGTCATGGAGCCGTCCGGCCTGGGAATACTTCTTTGCCGGTTTACCCTTCTGCATTTGGCTCCTGTCCCCCTTCACCGGCAGGTTTCTTCCTTTTCGGACGCCGCCGCCTTTTTTTCTTTACCGCTTCTCCCTCTACCGCCACGGTTTCAACCGGTTTTTCCACTGTCCTGGCAGGAGCTTTCCCCCCTGATTTGCCGTGGTTTCTACCCTTTGGTTTGGCTGCAGGTTTCGATTCAGGCTTCGGCCGTGGCTTGGTCCGCTTGTAATCATGGACAAACAGCTCGTCTTCGGCCCATTCAACAGGAATCTTTTCTTTTATGTATTCGTGTATGTCCTCGATGTGGAAAGCACCGTCTTCATCGGCCAAGGAGATAGCTTTGCCCTCGGCCCCGGCCCGGGCGGTGCGGCCGATACGGTGGACATAGTCTTCCGCATCCTGGGGCAGGTCGTAGTTGATGACATGGGAGACCCCGTCGATGTGCAGACCCCGGGAGGCGACGTCAGTGGCGATCATGATGGGAAGCTTGCCGTTTTTAAAGTCCTCCAGAATGCGCATTCGCTTGCGCTGCTCCACATCGCCTGAGATGACTCGCGCCGGGAATTCATTGGCGTTGAGCCGGTCGTAAAGATATTCGGCTTCCCGCTTGGTGTTGACGAAGATCATGGTCCGGTCCATGCCCTTTTTCCTCAAGAGCCCCAACAGCAGCGGGAATTTCTCCTTCCTCGCCACATGGTAGAGAACCTGCTCCACCCGCTCCGCCGTCATTTGCTCAGGGGTGACGGCCACCTTTTCCGGCACGTTCATGAACTCGTAGGCCAACTCCATGACCCGCTGGTTGAGGGTCGCCGAGAACATCAGGTTCTGCCTCGCGTCAAAGGGGGGAAGACGGCGGAGGATGAAGCGCAGGTCGGCAATGAAGCCCATATCGAACATGCGGTCGGCTTCGTCGATGACAAGCGCCTCGATGTTCTTGAGGCTGTAGACCTTCTGCTTCAGGTAGTCGATGAGCCGCCCCGGTGTACCGATGACAATATCTACCCCCTCCTTGAGGGCGTTTTTCTGTTTCATGTAGTCGACGCCGCCATAGATGGCCTGGATGTTGAAGCCCGTATATTTGCCAAGGGCCTGTGCATCCTTTTCGATCTGCACCACCAGTTCCCTGGTCGGGGCAAGGATCAGCGCCCGTGGATGGTGTTCGGTGCCGGCTTTTTCCTGGTTCAATAGTCTGGTGAAGAGGGAGATGAGAAAGGCGGCGGTCTTGCCGGTGCCAGTCTGGGCCTGTCCGGCCACATCTTTTCCCAGAAGAGCCGGAGGCAGGGCTTTTTCCTGGATAGGGGTACAATCGGTGAAGCCGGTGTCGGCGATGCCCTTCAGCACCTGTTCCGGCAGATTCAAATCGGTGAATTTCATGGGTTTAATCCTTCTTTTGGTATTTTGCAGTCATCCGGGCTGGTCAGGCCGAAGCGCGGCTCGCGAGGAATTCCTCAGCAGTGCAGACCGTGAGAACCGGCTTCCGGTAATCCTTTATGTTGCGCGTGATCAACCAGGCGATCTCCTTGCTCAGTGCCGTCTGGTATTGAATGGCATCCTCGAAGTCGTTGAAGCCTGTGTTCAGCGCCAGGCCGATAATCTTGTCATCCACTGCCAGCACCGTCACCAGCTGCCGCAGCTTTTTCAGCACCTCTATGGCCTTTGGGGAGGAGAGCTCTTTTCTCAGGATGTAGAAGAGGTTGGCGAAGGTGAGCGACGACACGCATGCCTTAATTTCTCCCCTTTCCACGAGAGTGAAGAGCCGTGCAGCAGGCTGATAGAATGGTTCACGGCTGGTTAATATGTCGAGAATGATGTCCGTATCGACGAAGACGGTTCTTTTCACCGGTATTTCTCCGTCAGGTATGCAGCATATTCGTCCTTGCGACGTTTTACCCGGTCCGGTTTTATGAGCCCGGACAGTTCGGCCACCAGGGGAGTGATATGCTCCTCATGGGGAACAGAGCGGGTGATCTGCTGCAGATAGTTCTCAACCAGCTTTGACAGACTCTTATGCTGCTTTCGGGAGAATTCCTTTGCTTGCTCGATGACGTCCTTCTCCAAGCTTAGTGTCAATTTTGCATTCATGATAGTACTCCTTTACGTATTATTTATCAGAATAAATACGTAAAGGCAAGGGTGATTGTAAGCAAAGCAGTGGTGCTGGCGCGACTACAAGCAAATTCTGGCAAAATTCCACGTTACGCTGTATGTTAACGTTGTAGTTAAGCCGCATCCGGGCTTCGGTCAGCCATGGATGACCTGGAGAGGCTGAAGGGAATGCTGCTCTAAAAACCAAAAAGATCACGGAAATTGATATGACCCAATCCTTCATCCACATCGAATCCCCCAATTACCTGAAAGCCGAAACCCTGGCCAGCCCGGCCGACTGGTCGGCCATCTTCGGCAACGATCGGCCGCTGGCCCTGGAAATAGGCTGCGGCATCGGCGATTTTATTGTGAAAACCGCCATGGATATGCCGGAAACCAATTTCATCGCCATCGATTATTACAATAAGGGGTGTTACAAGACCTGCCGCCGCATTGATCTCCACTGGCTGAACAATGTGCGGGTTCTGCGGGAAGAGGCACGGCAGTTTATCGTCGAGCGCATCGCCAAGGGCTCTTTGTCGGCTGTCTACATCAACTGCCCAGACCCGTGGCCGAAGAAGAAGCACCGTAAACGACGGCTGGTGAACCCCCAGTTCATGGACTTCCTCCGGGACTACCTGGCTCCTGGGGCAGATTTCTATTTTGCCACTGATTTCGACGACTACGGTATTGACGTGGCGGGGATGCTTCCCGGCGTGGAGGGATTCGAGAACTGTCTTGCCCCGGACCTTTACCGGCATGAGTTGGAGGGATATCATCTCTCCAAGTACATGCTCAAGTTCATGGGGGAGGGGAAGCGGATCTACTTCGTGCACTATGGGAAATCAGGTGCCCTTTGATCAGGCACCTGTTTGACTACTCTTCCTGAAACTGTTCGACAGCTGCCTGCAATCTGCCTATCTGTCTCCCGAGCTTGTCGAGGGAGTCATTCAGAGTCTGTACCGAACTTAGTTCTTCATCTGTGGCAATGCGGATGTTTTCCACCGCATTTATGATGCGCTCACTTCCCTTGCCCTGCTCCTGTGTTTCAACCATGATCTGACTGATCATGTCGCTCACATGCTCGGTTGCCTTAGTGATCTGTCCCCCCACGA
This region of Geotalea daltonii FRC-32 genomic DNA includes:
- the cls gene encoding cardiolipin synthase, which translates into the protein MSLIRRKRKYRIFRTPRFFNMFRRNTDAAASRGNRVELFRNGEEFFSALFQAIGQAEKVICLEFYLIRDDNTGRALADAVLQAAERGVKVYLLYDYIGCFDTPGAYFRRLEKGGIVCCPFNPPTFSKGIGWFDKRDHRKIAVIDGRTAFTGGLNIGDEYAGCGEDFDRWRDVGIRLEGPAVPELNRLFRENWHRERSTIPEGCVDPYLLDSAGEDEVLIVNGGPHHNRSFIRSAFRMAIAGASESIVIANPYFVPGPRVIRSLLRAVGRGVQVRLILPAKSDVPIVRLVSRSYYASLLKNGIEIYERQGTILHAKVMIIDSCWSVIGSANLDQRSFHRNYEVNVIVDSPSFGAQVSQMLMADLARSRRIVLAEHEQRGWLVRMMERVCAPVSWFL
- a CDS encoding NifU family protein translates to MIEDVKKVLDTIRPNLQADGGDVELVEVGEDGVVKVKLVGACGHCPMSTMTLKMGIERTLKEKVPGVKEVISV
- a CDS encoding aspartate ammonia-lyase; translated protein: MVNRQEKDTLGTVQVPAGAYYGAQTARAVANFPISGLKPHPALLRATLIIKKCAAKANMATGRLDEKIATAIIQAADEALAGAFAGDFVVDPFQAGAGTSHNMNANEVLANRANELLGCPIGSYEQVNANDHVNMAQSTNDVFPTAMRLASLQMVALLRHELEQLRDALAAKGREFDHILKSGRTHLQDAVPIRLGQEFEAYAVAMDKNVAGLDRCLPDLSKLGLGGTAVGTGLNAEPRYIELVVEEIARETGLPVMNAGNLIESTQNMDPFVVLSSALKGLAVNLIRIANDLRLLSSGPRTGFNEINLPPLQPGSSIMPGKINPVMAEVTDMVAFQVIGADTTITLAAQAGQMELNVMMPVIAYNLLFSLEILKNTIAKFRENCILGITANENRCSRFLEESVGLATVLAPYVGYAAAAEVAKESMRSGQSIKEVILSRNLLSPEELAQILAPYPLTNPGVPGKA
- a CDS encoding HAD family hydrolase — encoded protein: MQSDIKALIFDLDGTLYVNNDLGMEISRAACRYVSDLKSITNDEAAELINQTRRDLSRATGLDSTLSHTILALGGDLRTLHNRFSEEITPDDFLSRDRRVGEMLKGLANKFEMYIYTNNNLRLSNSIMELIGVKGLFTRVFTIEDDWRPKPDPEALEHIFRQIGRDPSECLFIGDRYDVDLRIPAGMGSAVFLVSSVIELLSLAKFLAKDNL
- a CDS encoding class I SAM-dependent methyltransferase → MESTPALKDILLERIWKAGRLTFADFMAACLYEPGLGYYTSPGRKVGAEGDFYTSMNVHLMFGRLIAREISRMWEILGSPESFTIAEAGAGGGQLARDILDTIAETNRSFYDVLTYRLIEKEPTLKEAQQEKLTRHLARLSWSAPEDLAAGRLHFSGCVLSNELIDAMPVHLVEMTPAGLMEVYVTAIDGEFGEMLDEPSTPALADYLKENGVTLLAGQRGEINLAATGWLRSVADTLEKGFVLTIDYGYEADELYAPMRKNGTLLCYYQHTTCEDPYTRVGAQDITSHVNFTALIREGVKCGLHRAWFGEQYRFLLGAGLMEEMLALEKSGATETELLKTRLALKKLMLPDGGMGDTFRVLIQAKEVEDPRLLCMRDWGKF
- a CDS encoding helix-turn-helix transcriptional regulator, producing the protein MQKGKPAKKYSQAGRLHDIIRLIEARHGITIEELAEEGGVNRRTIHRDLNAIQEAGYPLVSDWVNGSKTYRFLTRFKDVPPINFTLQELMTLSFLRSQLDILKGTSFHEDMDAIFHKVNSVLPPRYAAHMDRIARVSLPLLQGARDYSGVAEQLKTIRDALLYQYRLTITYGPPTKKSAEEYQVDPYTLIYNKGGLYLLGYAHNRRAIRTFAAERIKKVQVTKERFEMPEEFRPEDQFKSAFGMVEETPMAVSIRFSPTIAHTISDRIWHPTQTIRQEQDGSIVLSFTAGGRMEMIAWILSYGRHAEVLEPSDLREELKAIAMEMTGIYGCSPSYP
- a CDS encoding DEAD/DEAH box helicase; protein product: MKFTDLNLPEQVLKGIADTGFTDCTPIQEKALPPALLGKDVAGQAQTGTGKTAAFLISLFTRLLNQEKAGTEHHPRALILAPTRELVVQIEKDAQALGKYTGFNIQAIYGGVDYMKQKNALKEGVDIVIGTPGRLIDYLKQKVYSLKNIEALVIDEADRMFDMGFIADLRFILRRLPPFDARQNLMFSATLNQRVMELAYEFMNVPEKVAVTPEQMTAERVEQVLYHVARKEKFPLLLGLLRKKGMDRTMIFVNTKREAEYLYDRLNANEFPARVISGDVEQRKRMRILEDFKNGKLPIMIATDVASRGLHIDGVSHVINYDLPQDAEDYVHRIGRTARAGAEGKAISLADEDGAFHIEDIHEYIKEKIPVEWAEDELFVHDYKRTKPRPKPESKPAAKPKGRNHGKSGGKAPARTVEKPVETVAVEGEAVKKKRRRRPKRKKPAGEGGQEPNAEG
- a CDS encoding type II toxin-antitoxin system VapC family toxin → MKRTVFVDTDIILDILTSREPFYQPAARLFTLVERGEIKACVSSLTFANLFYILRKELSSPKAIEVLKKLRQLVTVLAVDDKIIGLALNTGFNDFEDAIQYQTALSKEIAWLITRNIKDYRKPVLTVCTAEEFLASRASA
- a CDS encoding DUF6364 family protein; amino-acid sequence: MNAKLTLSLEKDVIEQAKEFSRKQHKSLSKLVENYLQQITRSVPHEEHITPLVAELSGLIKPDRVKRRKDEYAAYLTEKYR
- the trmB gene encoding tRNA (guanosine(46)-N7)-methyltransferase TrmB, which produces MTQSFIHIESPNYLKAETLASPADWSAIFGNDRPLALEIGCGIGDFIVKTAMDMPETNFIAIDYYNKGCYKTCRRIDLHWLNNVRVLREEARQFIVERIAKGSLSAVYINCPDPWPKKKHRKRRLVNPQFMDFLRDYLAPGADFYFATDFDDYGIDVAGMLPGVEGFENCLAPDLYRHELEGYHLSKYMLKFMGEGKRIYFVHYGKSGAL